The genomic interval AAAGAGTGTTTACTGAATGTGAATGGacattttctaaaatgcaaagaaaagccTCCACTGCAATATGAAGAGAAAGAGGGTGCATGAGCCTCATCCTAAAAGCCTATCAATCACAGGTTCAGAGAACAACACTCTGAACAGAAGATTCTAGAAAAACCACTGACAGATGTACTAATGTTCACCCCAAGAGGATGAACGCTtttcaaaaccaaagaaaaatggtcaccttctccagtggatcccaGCTTTGCTCCCACCAAGAGAAGGCTGGACGTGTATTTTCTAATCACAGGATCTGACCTCCCCATGCCCTACCTACCCTGCAGTACTCACCTGTGTGAGTGCGAAGATGAGCCTTGAGGTGGGAACTTTTGAAGTAGGTTTTCCGGCAGCCTGGGAAATGGCAAACATAGTTCCTCCTTCGGGAAAAGTCTACCTGAGGGGCACAGCTCTGACTGgatgcaatgaacactggagcaGGGGCAAGGGGCAGGAATCTGGTGTTCCCGACAGGCATGCTGCCGGCTGAGCATGtggtgggctgggggagggccccCTGGGGCAGAAGCAGCATCACGGTTCCCTGAGGCACAGACGTTCCCATGAACACAGGCGGGGGTGCGGGAGCCGCATGGGGCAAGACGGGCTTGACAAGCCCTGCAGACACCTGGGGAGGCGGCTTCAGAACAGCTGGTAACAGGCCACTGGGTCCAGTCACAGGGATGATTTGGCAGAGGATGGGGGGACTAGGAATGGGGACGGAGATCAGAGGGGTGGCTTTCCTTGCCAAGTCGTTTTCATAATTCTTTGGTGAGCAGGTCTGAATTGCAACGGGCCACCCTGCCTGCTGGCCTTTGTTGGTGGGGATCAGGCCACTGGACTTGTGCGAGCAAGGCTGACAGGACACTGAGTTCACGCTGAGTAAACTGTCTGTGAGGTGCATGTCCTGCAAAGTTTCAACATGTCCCAGGAACTGTGCTTCTCCTTCTGTGCAAGTTGGAAGTTGCTGTTCTTGAGTCTGGGCCGTGGGACAGGAGTGATGGGCAGAAGTGGGACTCCCGCCAGCGTGGCCAGTGATACCTGTTACCGTGGCCCTGCAGGGCGGGCTGGCAGCTGGCTCCAGCAGCTCAGGTTTCAGACCAGGCAGGACCCCCTCCGCTGTCCTGCTCAGCACTCTGGCAGCCCCAGCAGAGGCTGGGGGGACCGCCACGACCACGGAGGCTTTGGAAGCAGTTACTTGGGGAGGAACAACTGTCCCAGTCAATGGTTCCAGGAGGTCAGGGCTCTGAGGAGGAGtcatgcacttaaaaaaaaaagtaccatgtGAAAACGTTGTTCTGGTTAAATTTTAAGAAACTTACTTTGAACATGTTGTCTTCCCAAGGCCTTTACAAAGAAGTATCTAGAAAAGACTGGTAGAGGTCTGCTCACAGCAGCACCCAGTGGATACAAAGGCTGTATCAGCCGCTCTACTTCCTAGcttcctcccctcttcctgcccTCTCAAAGCCATC from Budorcas taxicolor isolate Tak-1 chromosome 11, Takin1.1, whole genome shotgun sequence carries:
- the KLF11 gene encoding Krueppel-like factor 11, whose product is MHTPGSAGPGDAPRVVDIMDICESILERKRHDSERSTCSILEQNDMEAVEALVCMSSWGQRSQKADLLKIRPLTPVSDSGDVTTSVHVDTAPSELPKDFHSLSTLCMTPPQSPDLLEPLTGTVVPPQVTASKASVVVAVPPASAGAARVLSRTAEGVLPGLKPELLEPAASPPCRATVTGITGHAGGSPTSAHHSCPTAQTQEQQLPTCTEGEAQFLGHVETLQDMHLTDSLLSVNSVSCQPCSHKSSGLIPTNKGQQAGWPVAIQTCSPKNYENDLARKATPLISVPIPSPPILCQIIPVTGPSGLLPAVLKPPPQVSAGLVKPVLPHAAPAPPPVFMGTSVPQGTVMLLLPQGALPQPTTCSAGSMPVGNTRFLPLAPAPVFIASSQSCAPQVDFSRRRNYVCHFPGCRKTYFKSSHLKAHLRTHTGEKPFSCSWDGCDKKFARSDELSRHRRTHTGEKKFVCPVCDRRFMRSDHLTKHARRHMATKRVPGWQAAVSRLNRVASAEDPGSPLEPECAPASS